The Montipora capricornis isolate CH-2021 chromosome 3, ASM3666992v2, whole genome shotgun sequence genome window below encodes:
- the LOC138044062 gene encoding glutathione hydrolase 1 proenzyme-like isoform X1, which yields MDPEKKADTKMLRAQDGMNENELDIEFDKGSKYSRKCKIVTAILIASFIVAIIIIVVLVLVLRTKKDDKITTVVPATESIPPLPTGAPAGPDGPYASGVVAADAGRCSELGRDILKKNGSAVDCAIATLFCIGIINMHSAGVGGGGFMTVYIRSLNKVQIFDHREVAPRLANSTMYINSSLSSRNGTSASGVPGDVNGYYTVWKKYGRLSWRELVQPAIDMAKNGFPFGKSAHEAGLRSLTYIKKDPGLRELLIDDKGNLKELGADLKMPKFARTLEIIRDDPDSFYNGSLAQEIVKDIQEGGGIITLEDLKNYQTAERTPLSQTMGDYTLYTNPPPGSGAVLSLILNILKGYNFTEDSRKDLNSSVLTFHRIVEAFKFGYAYRALLGDEDFWNVTEIVKNMTSEAFAESLRRKIYDNRTFENYTYYGDFYARPSDQGTTHLSIISPDGDAVAVTTSINLYFGSKYRSPRTGIIYNNVMDDFSTPGKKNAFGIEPSQSNYIQPGKRPMSSMTPTIFVDSNGVPRLVLGASGGTRITTAISLVTMNHLWFNRNLSEAVLEPRLHHQLLPNKIRFYKRYPIPLDIQVGLKAIGHKVVNMTSFSVVQAVATSPDGKLYGKADPRKGSYAAGF from the exons ATGGATCCTGAGAAGAAAGCGGACACCAAGAT GCTAAGGGCACAAGACGGAATGAATGAGAACGAACTCGACATTGAGTTTGACAAAGGTTCTAAGTA CTCTAGAAAGTGCAAAATAGTAACAGCAATACTTATTGCCTCATTTATTgttgcaattattattattgtggtcCTTGTCTTGGTTTTGCGGACGAAGAAAGACGATAAGATCACAACGGTGGTTCCAGCAACAGAAAGCATACCACCATTGCCAACTGGAG ctCCGGCGGGGCCTGATGGACCATACGCTAGCGGAGTTGTCGCTGCCGACGCTGGACGCTGTTCTGAGTTGGGCCGCGACATTCTCAAGAAAAATGGTTCAGCGGTTGACTGTGCTATTGCTACCCTTTTTTGTATAGGGATCATCAATATGCACTCAGCTGGTGTCGGGGGCGGTGGCTTTATGACGGTATATATTCGGAGCTTGAACAAGGTCCAAATATTCGACCATAGAGAAGTGGCGCCTAGGTTGGCAAACAGTACAATGTACATCAACAGTTCTCTTAGCTCCAGAAATG GTACATCTGCTTCAGGGGTACCTGGAGATGTGAATGGATATTACACAGTTTGGAAAAAATACGGCAGATTATCGTGGAGGGAACTTGTTCAACCTGCTATTGACATGGCAAAGAACGGATTTCCATTTGGCAAATCTGCACATGAAGCGGGTCTGCGTTCCTTGACGTATATAAAAAAAGACCCTGGGTTAAG AGAACTTTTGATAGACGACAAAGGAAACTTAAAGGAGCTGGGAGCCGATTTAAAAATGCCCAAGTTCGCGAGAACTTTGGAGATAATTCGTGATGACCCAGATAGTTTCTACAACGGCAGCCTGGCTCAGGAAATAGTGAAAGATATTCAGGAAGGCGGCGGTATAATCACATTAGAAGACTTGAAAAACTACCAAACCGCGGAACGAACACCGCTTTCTCAAACAATGGGAGACTACACATTGTATACCAACCCACCACCTGGAAGCGGCGCTGTTCTGTCATTGATTCTGAACATTTTGAAAG GTTATAATTTCACAGAGGACAGCCGCAAAGATCTAAACAGCTCAGTTCTGACGTTCCATCGGATAGTAGAAGCGTTCAAGTTTGGTTACGCCTACAGAGCACTGCTTGGGGATGAAGACTTCTGGAACGTGACTGAG ATAGTCAAGAATATGACAAGTGAAGCTTTTGCAGAGTCTCTTCGGCGCAAGATCTACGATAATAGAACGTTTGAAAACTATACATACTATGGAGATTTTTACGCCAGGCCCAGTGACCAAGGAACAACACATCTGTCAATCATTTCACCGGATGGTGACGCTGTAGCTGTTACCACTTCCATCAACCTTTA CTTTGGTTCAAAATATCGCTCCCCTCGCACTGGCATAATATACAACAATGTAATGGACGATTTCTCTACCCCTGGGAAAAAGAATGCCTTCGGCATTGAGCCATCACAGAGCAATTATATTCAACCTGGGAAGCGCCCTATGTCTTCAATGACCCCTACGATATTTGTCGACAGCAACGGAGTTCCTCGTTTAGTTCTTGGAGCATCTGGCGGAACCAGAATTACAACTGCTATCTCCTTG GTCACAATGAATCATCTGTGGTTTAACAGAAACCTTTCAGAAGCTGTACTAGAACCCAGGCTCCATCACCAGTTGCTCCCAAACAAGATAAGATTCTATAAACGTTATCCGATACCCCTGGATATACAAGTAGGACTGAAAGCGATTGGACACAAGGTTGTCAACATGACTTCTTTTTCAGTTGTACAAGCTGTCGCTACAAGTCCTGATGGCAAACTATATGGCAAGGCGGACCCAAGAAAGGGCTCTTACGCCGCGGGATTTTAA
- the LOC138044062 gene encoding glutathione hydrolase 1 proenzyme-like isoform X2: MDPEKKADTKMLRAQDGMNENELDIEFDKGSKYSRKCKIVTAILIASFIVAIIIIVVLVLVLRTKKDDKIPPLPTGAPAGPDGPYASGVVAADAGRCSELGRDILKKNGSAVDCAIATLFCIGIINMHSAGVGGGGFMTVYIRSLNKVQIFDHREVAPRLANSTMYINSSLSSRNGTSASGVPGDVNGYYTVWKKYGRLSWRELVQPAIDMAKNGFPFGKSAHEAGLRSLTYIKKDPGLRELLIDDKGNLKELGADLKMPKFARTLEIIRDDPDSFYNGSLAQEIVKDIQEGGGIITLEDLKNYQTAERTPLSQTMGDYTLYTNPPPGSGAVLSLILNILKGYNFTEDSRKDLNSSVLTFHRIVEAFKFGYAYRALLGDEDFWNVTEIVKNMTSEAFAESLRRKIYDNRTFENYTYYGDFYARPSDQGTTHLSIISPDGDAVAVTTSINLYFGSKYRSPRTGIIYNNVMDDFSTPGKKNAFGIEPSQSNYIQPGKRPMSSMTPTIFVDSNGVPRLVLGASGGTRITTAISLVTMNHLWFNRNLSEAVLEPRLHHQLLPNKIRFYKRYPIPLDIQVGLKAIGHKVVNMTSFSVVQAVATSPDGKLYGKADPRKGSYAAGF; this comes from the exons ATGGATCCTGAGAAGAAAGCGGACACCAAGAT GCTAAGGGCACAAGACGGAATGAATGAGAACGAACTCGACATTGAGTTTGACAAAGGTTCTAAGTA CTCTAGAAAGTGCAAAATAGTAACAGCAATACTTATTGCCTCATTTATTgttgcaattattattattgtggtcCTTGTCTTGGTTTTGCGGACGAAGAAAGACGATAAG ATACCACCATTGCCAACTGGAG ctCCGGCGGGGCCTGATGGACCATACGCTAGCGGAGTTGTCGCTGCCGACGCTGGACGCTGTTCTGAGTTGGGCCGCGACATTCTCAAGAAAAATGGTTCAGCGGTTGACTGTGCTATTGCTACCCTTTTTTGTATAGGGATCATCAATATGCACTCAGCTGGTGTCGGGGGCGGTGGCTTTATGACGGTATATATTCGGAGCTTGAACAAGGTCCAAATATTCGACCATAGAGAAGTGGCGCCTAGGTTGGCAAACAGTACAATGTACATCAACAGTTCTCTTAGCTCCAGAAATG GTACATCTGCTTCAGGGGTACCTGGAGATGTGAATGGATATTACACAGTTTGGAAAAAATACGGCAGATTATCGTGGAGGGAACTTGTTCAACCTGCTATTGACATGGCAAAGAACGGATTTCCATTTGGCAAATCTGCACATGAAGCGGGTCTGCGTTCCTTGACGTATATAAAAAAAGACCCTGGGTTAAG AGAACTTTTGATAGACGACAAAGGAAACTTAAAGGAGCTGGGAGCCGATTTAAAAATGCCCAAGTTCGCGAGAACTTTGGAGATAATTCGTGATGACCCAGATAGTTTCTACAACGGCAGCCTGGCTCAGGAAATAGTGAAAGATATTCAGGAAGGCGGCGGTATAATCACATTAGAAGACTTGAAAAACTACCAAACCGCGGAACGAACACCGCTTTCTCAAACAATGGGAGACTACACATTGTATACCAACCCACCACCTGGAAGCGGCGCTGTTCTGTCATTGATTCTGAACATTTTGAAAG GTTATAATTTCACAGAGGACAGCCGCAAAGATCTAAACAGCTCAGTTCTGACGTTCCATCGGATAGTAGAAGCGTTCAAGTTTGGTTACGCCTACAGAGCACTGCTTGGGGATGAAGACTTCTGGAACGTGACTGAG ATAGTCAAGAATATGACAAGTGAAGCTTTTGCAGAGTCTCTTCGGCGCAAGATCTACGATAATAGAACGTTTGAAAACTATACATACTATGGAGATTTTTACGCCAGGCCCAGTGACCAAGGAACAACACATCTGTCAATCATTTCACCGGATGGTGACGCTGTAGCTGTTACCACTTCCATCAACCTTTA CTTTGGTTCAAAATATCGCTCCCCTCGCACTGGCATAATATACAACAATGTAATGGACGATTTCTCTACCCCTGGGAAAAAGAATGCCTTCGGCATTGAGCCATCACAGAGCAATTATATTCAACCTGGGAAGCGCCCTATGTCTTCAATGACCCCTACGATATTTGTCGACAGCAACGGAGTTCCTCGTTTAGTTCTTGGAGCATCTGGCGGAACCAGAATTACAACTGCTATCTCCTTG GTCACAATGAATCATCTGTGGTTTAACAGAAACCTTTCAGAAGCTGTACTAGAACCCAGGCTCCATCACCAGTTGCTCCCAAACAAGATAAGATTCTATAAACGTTATCCGATACCCCTGGATATACAAGTAGGACTGAAAGCGATTGGACACAAGGTTGTCAACATGACTTCTTTTTCAGTTGTACAAGCTGTCGCTACAAGTCCTGATGGCAAACTATATGGCAAGGCGGACCCAAGAAAGGGCTCTTACGCCGCGGGATTTTAA